The following proteins come from a genomic window of Kaistia defluvii:
- a CDS encoding GntR family transcriptional regulator, with amino-acid sequence LLRANDRLMGYSVSWIRPDVFGAMAPPTEALLAGGSLYAWLRENLGIEISGGVEFIEANLASQEIAQLLDVELASAVLVVTRIAKSTAGLPVEFAVVTYRADRYRFRVEL; translated from the coding sequence CTGCTGCGCGCCAATGACCGGTTGATGGGCTATTCGGTGTCGTGGATCCGGCCCGACGTGTTCGGCGCGATGGCGCCGCCAACCGAGGCGCTGCTGGCTGGCGGCTCGCTCTATGCCTGGCTGCGCGAGAATCTGGGCATCGAGATTTCCGGCGGTGTCGAATTCATCGAGGCCAATCTGGCCAGCCAGGAAATCGCGCAACTCCTGGATGTCGAGCTGGCGTCCGCTGTGCTGGTGGTGACGAGAATCGCGAAGTCAACCGCTGGCCTGCCGGTCGAGTTCGCTGTCGTGACCTATCGCGCCGACCGTTATCGTTTCCGCGTCGAGCTATAG